A genome region from Dolichospermum compactum NIES-806 includes the following:
- a CDS encoding type II toxin-antitoxin system VapC family toxin, translated as MSFLLDTNIVSFAIKNDFYIKRKLEVMKFEEVDIYISCITYFEIRRGFLAVDAPKKRERFNQLCQNYSIIFLDDLAILEKAAEIHANLRLKGLPIQTEDVLIAATAMIKGLTVVSNDSDLIRVEGLSLENWLQ; from the coding sequence ATGAGTTTTTTATTAGATACTAACATTGTTTCTTTCGCTATTAAAAACGATTTTTACATCAAACGAAAGCTAGAAGTAATGAAATTTGAAGAGGTAGATATTTACATTAGTTGCATTACCTATTTTGAAATTAGGAGAGGATTTTTAGCAGTTGATGCTCCCAAAAAAAGAGAAAGATTTAATCAACTTTGTCAAAACTATTCTATCATTTTCTTAGATGATTTGGCAATTTTAGAAAAAGCTGCGGAAATTCATGCGAATTTAAGATTAAAGGGTTTACCGATTCAAACTGAAGATGTCTTAATTGCTGCAACTGCAATGATTAAAGGTTTGACGGTTGTTTCTAATGATAGTGATTTAATAAGAGTTGAGGGTTTGAGTTTGGAGAATTGGTTGCAGTGA